From the Streptomyces pluripotens genome, one window contains:
- a CDS encoding lycopene cyclase family protein, whose product MELKADVAVVGAGAAGLSLAVRLARPPTGAEPPRTVLLAAPPGPVRTAPRTWCFWEPDGGPYDGELTASWERLRVHGTDGTAVTTSTTPLRYKMLRSDAFEAMAERAAADSGGRVTRVEAAVHRITPAQGGAVVVHARRSDGTEVTVRARHVFDSRPLPRLPPARTTLLQHFRGWFVRTTGPAFEPSVVELMDFRTPQPARGLSFGYVLPVGPSEALVEYTEFSHRPLDCAAYDKALRDYSTRVLGLDGYEVIGCEQGVVPMTDAVFPRRTAPGVYRIGACAGATRPSTGYTFSAVQRQTCVVAAALHDGRDPLPPRPHPARARLMDATLLHALDRGRVDGPAFFTRLFTAVPTPRLLRFLDGRTGLTEDLGIGLHVPVAAMLVSALSLPFTPRRSPPAV is encoded by the coding sequence GTGGAACTGAAGGCCGACGTCGCCGTGGTGGGCGCCGGAGCGGCCGGGCTGTCGCTCGCGGTACGACTGGCCCGGCCGCCGACGGGCGCCGAGCCGCCGCGCACGGTCCTGCTGGCCGCCCCGCCGGGTCCCGTGCGGACCGCGCCGCGCACCTGGTGCTTCTGGGAACCGGACGGCGGCCCCTACGACGGGGAACTGACCGCGTCCTGGGAACGGCTGCGGGTACACGGGACCGACGGCACGGCCGTGACGACGAGCACCACCCCCCTGCGCTACAAGATGCTGCGCTCCGACGCCTTCGAGGCGATGGCCGAGCGCGCTGCTGCGGACAGCGGCGGGCGGGTGACGCGTGTCGAGGCGGCCGTCCACCGGATCACCCCGGCGCAGGGCGGCGCCGTCGTGGTGCACGCCCGGCGCTCGGACGGCACCGAAGTCACCGTACGGGCCCGACACGTGTTCGACTCCCGGCCGCTGCCCCGTCTCCCGCCCGCTCGGACGACGCTGCTCCAGCACTTCCGCGGCTGGTTCGTCCGCACCACGGGTCCTGCCTTCGAGCCGTCCGTGGTGGAGCTGATGGACTTCCGCACGCCGCAGCCGGCGCGCGGGCTGTCCTTCGGCTACGTCCTGCCCGTCGGCCCGAGCGAGGCGCTCGTGGAGTACACGGAGTTCTCCCACCGCCCCCTCGACTGCGCCGCGTACGACAAGGCCCTGCGGGACTACAGCACACGGGTGCTCGGTCTGGACGGCTATGAGGTCATCGGGTGCGAACAGGGTGTGGTCCCGATGACGGACGCCGTCTTCCCCCGGCGGACCGCGCCGGGCGTGTACCGGATCGGTGCCTGTGCGGGGGCCACCCGCCCCTCCACCGGCTACACCTTCAGCGCCGTCCAACGGCAGACGTGCGTCGTGGCCGCCGCGCTCCACGACGGCCGGGACCCGCTGCCCCCGCGGCCCCACCCCGCGCGCGCCCGCCTGATGGACGCGACGCTGCTGCACGCCCTCGACCGCGGCCGGGTGGACGGCCCGGCCTTCTTCACCCGCCTCTTCACGGCCGTGCCCACTCCGCGGCTGCTGCGGTTCCTGGACGGCCGCACCGGTCTCACGG